The Rhizobium sp. CCGE531 genomic sequence ACCGGACCTTGCGCGTTGTCGCGCACATTGCGCAGCACCGGCAGCAGATGCTCGAAGGAATGGCCGTCGATCGGGCCGATATGGTAGAAGCCCATCTCCTCGAACATGGTACCGCCGGTCACATAGCCCCGGGCGTGCTCGACCGCCCGCGTGATGGCCCGGTCGACCTTCTTGCCGAGATAGGCGGTCAGCTTCTTGCCGAAATCGCGGAAGCCCATATAGGTGCGGCCGGAGGCGAGGCGGGCGAGATAGGCGCTCATCGCCCCCGTCGGCGGGGCAATCGACATGTCGTTGTCATTGAGGATGACGATCAGCCGTGCGTCGAGCGCGCCGGCATTGTTCAAGGCTTCGTAGGCCATGCCGGCCGACATGGCGCCGTCGCCGATGACGGCGATGACGCGGCGGTCGGTCTTATCCAGTTCGGCGGCAACCGCCATGCCGAGACCGGCGGAAATGGACGTCGAGGAATGCGCGGCGCCGAAGGGATCGTATTCGCTTTCGGCGCGGCGCGTGAAACCGGAAAGGCCGTCTTCCTGACGCAGAGTGCGAATGCGGTCGCGACGCCCGGTGAGGATCTTGTGCGGATAACATTGATGCCCGACATCGAAGATCAGCCGATCGTTCGGCGTATCGAAAACGCTGTGGATGGCAATGGTCAATTCGACGACGCCGAGGCCGGCGCCGAGATGCCCGCCGGTGCGCGATACCGCATCGATCATCTCGTCGCGGACTTCGCGGGCGAGCTGCGGCAAGTCCCGGTCCTCCAGCTTTCGCAGGTCGGAAGGATAGTGGACCTGGTCCAGCAGGGGCGTCTCTGGCATTTGTGTCAAGGCGGATGCCTCTTTCTTGCTATTCTTGGGCGGTTGTCCGCCTTTACGTCAAAACAGATTGCGACAAAAGACGCCGAATTCAAGGTGTTCCCGAACAAGAAACATGTGGGAGTGTCATGAACCCGTTAGCCTTCCGGCAGGGGAATGAACTCTTCCTCGTCGCCGGGCACGATATCGAAGCGGCCGGTGCGCCATTCTTCCTTGGCCTTTTGGATGCGCTCCTTTGAGGACGAGACGAAATTCCACCAGATATAGCGCTTCGAATTGAGCGCTGCACCGCCAAAAAGCATGAGATGACAGCCTTTTTCGGCAGCCTCCAGCGTTATCGCATCGCCGGGACGGAAAACGAGCAGTTGATCCTGTTCGAAACGATCGCCGGCGACGATAAGCGAGCCGGAGAGGATATAGACGGCACGCTCCTCATGCGCTGCCCCGAAAGGAAACGCCGTATTCGGCTGGAGCTGGAGATCGACGTAGAGCGTGTCGGAGAAGGATTTTACCGACGACTTCAGGCCCTCGAATTCGCCGATGACAACGCGCCCGGTCACGCCGCCATCGGCGATCGTTGGCAAGTCATCCTTTTCCGTATGGGCGAAGGAGGGATCTATCTCCTCCTTGTCGTCAGGGAGCGCCAGCCACGTCTGCAGGCCGGACATGGCGAATGGGTGGTCGCGCAGGTTTTCCGGCGTGCGCTCGGAATGCACGATGCCGCGCCCGGCCGTCATCAGGTTGACGTCGCCGGGGCGGATCACCTTGGCCGTGCCGAGGCTGTCCATATGGCGGATCTCGCCGTCGAACAGGTAGGTGACCGTGGAAAGCCCGATATGCGGATGTGGACGAACATCGAGCGCCTGCCCCGGCCGTAAAATTGCGGGACCCATGCGATCGAAGAAGATGAACGGTCCCACCAGCCGGCGCCGGCTGCTCGGAAGCGCGCGCCGCACGGAGAAGCCGCCGAGGTCGCTGGTGCGCGGAATGATAAGGTTCTCGATCGCGTCACAGGCGAAGGCATCGCCGGCCTGGGGATCGTTGCCTGGGAAGAAGGACATATCGGCTCTCCTTTCGGTTGGGACACAACCTACCGGGCCAACCTAACGGGAATGCCGGCCAAACTCAAACTTTCCCGCTTCGTCTTAGGCGCCGTCCAGCGCTTCCGTGCCCTGCGGCTTGCCGGCGCGGTCGAGCCGGATTTTCTCGATGCGGTTTTCCGCCGCCGATAGCAGCGCCTCGCAATGCTTCTTCAGAGCCTCGCCGCGCTCGTAGATCGAGATGGATTCATCCAGCGCCACATCGCCGCGTTCGAGCCGGGCGACAATGCTCTCAAGCTCCGCCACGGCCTTCTCGAAGGAATAGCCTGATACATCTGCCTTGGCGCTCTCGCTCATCGTCAACCTTTCATCATGCGTAGAATATGCATCCCCGCCGACTCGGCGAGGCCTTCCAGATCATAGCCGCCTTCGAGCAGGCTGACGACCCGGTTCTTGGCGCTGCGGTCGGCGACCTCGAGCAGCCGTCCCGTCGCCCAGTCGAAATCCTCGCCCGTCAGGTTCAGCTGTGCCAGCGGATCGCGGTGGTGGGCGTCGAAACCGGCCGAGATGATGATGAGGTCGGGGCGGAAGTCATTGAGCGCCGGCAGGACGCGCGACTTGAAGGCCTCGCGGAAATGATCGCCGCCGGTATTGGGCGACAGCGGCGCATTGACGATGGTGTTGTGCGCGCCGCGCTCTTCCTTCTTGCCCGTGCCCGGATAGAGCGGCATCTGATGGGTGGAACAGAAGAGCACCGACGGATCGTCCCAGAAGATGTCCTGCGTGCCGTTGCCGTGGTGCACGTCCCAGTCGACGATGGCGACGCGCTCGGCGCCGTGGGCCTTCTGCGCATGGCGAGCGGCGATTGCCGCGTTGTTGAAGAAACAGAAGCCCATGGCCTTGTTCTTCTCGGCATGGTGCCCGGGCGGACGGGCCGCGACGAAGACATTGTCGGCGGCACCGGAGAAGACGTCGTCGACCGCCGCCATGGCGCCGCCGACGCCATGCATGATCGCCTGCAGCGTCTTCGGGCTGGCATAGGTATCCGCCTCGAGCTGGGT encodes the following:
- a CDS encoding pirin family protein, which translates into the protein MSFFPGNDPQAGDAFACDAIENLIIPRTSDLGGFSVRRALPSSRRRLVGPFIFFDRMGPAILRPGQALDVRPHPHIGLSTVTYLFDGEIRHMDSLGTAKVIRPGDVNLMTAGRGIVHSERTPENLRDHPFAMSGLQTWLALPDDKEEIDPSFAHTEKDDLPTIADGGVTGRVVIGEFEGLKSSVKSFSDTLYVDLQLQPNTAFPFGAAHEERAVYILSGSLIVAGDRFEQDQLLVFRPGDAITLEAAEKGCHLMLFGGAALNSKRYIWWNFVSSSKERIQKAKEEWRTGRFDIVPGDEEEFIPLPEG
- a CDS encoding exodeoxyribonuclease VII small subunit: MSESAKADVSGYSFEKAVAELESIVARLERGDVALDESISIYERGEALKKHCEALLSAAENRIEKIRLDRAGKPQGTEALDGA
- a CDS encoding histone deacetylase family protein — protein: MSTRLYEHPIFLEHIVPPGHPERPDRLRSLNIALEHPNFERLDRRKAPPAHEDAILLAHPEEHLDFVLRSIPDRGDDGEITQLEADTYASPKTLQAIMHGVGGAMAAVDDVFSGAADNVFVAARPPGHHAEKNKAMGFCFFNNAAIAARHAQKAHGAERVAIVDWDVHHGNGTQDIFWDDPSVLFCSTHQMPLYPGTGKKEERGAHNTIVNAPLSPNTGGDHFREAFKSRVLPALNDFRPDLIIISAGFDAHHRDPLAQLNLTGEDFDWATGRLLEVADRSAKNRVVSLLEGGYDLEGLAESAGMHILRMMKG